In one window of Sphingomonas glaciei DNA:
- the lon gene encoding endopeptidase La, translated as MTLTLPILPLRDIVVFPKRIVPLFVGREKSVAALEAAMGEDKQIFLVAQLDPSEDDPDRDALYDLGVIATAMQLLKLPDGTVRVLVEGVKRARLIGLSNEAGHLTAEIEEIDEEPAEGPEAQALMRSVLEQFDNYAKLNKRLPAETGVQLAEIEDASVLADAVASNLSVKVADKQALLGELNPARRLEMVFAFMEGELGVLQVEKKIRSRVKRQMEKTQREYYLNEQLKAIQRELGNESEDGGDELAELAAKIRKTRLSKEARVKATAELKKLKAMAPMSAEATVARNYLDVLLGLPWGKKSKLNKDIVVAEKVLDDDHYGLEKVKDRIVEYLAVQARTNKLKGPILCLVGPPGVGKTSLGRSIAKACGREFVRQSLGGVRDEAEIRGHRRTYIGSLPGKIVSNLKKAGTSNPLFLLDEIDKLGQDFRGDPASALLEVLDPEQNSRFQDHYLELDYDLSDIMFVTTANSLDMPQPLLDRMEIIRLEGYTEDEKVEIANRHLIPKQLEAHGLKAGELTIADEGLRGVLRYYTREAGVRTLERELAKIARKALRQILEGKATSVVVTDENLHDFLGVKKYRFGVGEEEDQIGAVTGLAWTEVGGELLTIEAVTVPGKGQIRTTGKLGEVMTESVQAAWSFVKARSPAYGVKPSVFAKKDVHVHLPEGAVPKDGPSAGIGMVTALISTLTGIPVRRDVAMTGEVTLRGRVLPIGGLKEKLLAALRGGITTVLIPQENEKDLAELPAKLRDALTIVPVSHVDEVLARALSSKLEPIEWTEADEHAAEPVAPTQPQASSALRH; from the coding sequence TTGACCCTTACCCTGCCTATCCTTCCGCTGCGCGACATCGTCGTCTTTCCCAAGCGGATCGTGCCCCTGTTCGTCGGTCGCGAGAAGTCGGTTGCCGCGCTTGAAGCGGCGATGGGCGAGGACAAGCAGATCTTCCTGGTCGCGCAGCTCGATCCCTCCGAGGACGATCCCGATCGGGATGCGCTGTACGACCTGGGCGTGATCGCCACCGCCATGCAGCTGCTGAAGCTGCCCGACGGCACGGTTCGCGTGCTGGTCGAGGGCGTCAAGCGGGCGCGGCTGATCGGCCTATCGAACGAGGCGGGCCACCTGACCGCCGAGATCGAGGAAATCGACGAGGAGCCTGCCGAGGGGCCGGAGGCTCAGGCCCTGATGCGCTCGGTGCTCGAGCAGTTCGACAATTATGCCAAGCTCAATAAGCGCCTGCCGGCGGAGACCGGCGTGCAGCTGGCCGAAATCGAGGACGCTTCGGTGCTGGCCGATGCGGTCGCTTCCAACCTGTCGGTCAAGGTCGCCGACAAGCAGGCGCTGCTGGGCGAGCTTAACCCGGCGCGCCGGCTGGAAATGGTGTTCGCCTTCATGGAGGGCGAGCTTGGCGTGCTTCAGGTCGAGAAGAAAATCCGCAGCCGCGTGAAGCGGCAGATGGAGAAGACCCAGCGCGAATATTACCTCAACGAGCAACTGAAGGCGATCCAGCGCGAGCTTGGCAATGAAAGCGAGGACGGCGGCGACGAGCTGGCCGAACTGGCCGCCAAGATCCGCAAGACCCGGCTCAGCAAGGAGGCTCGGGTCAAAGCCACCGCCGAGCTGAAGAAGCTCAAGGCGATGGCACCGATGAGCGCCGAGGCGACCGTCGCGCGCAATTACCTCGACGTGCTGCTTGGCCTGCCGTGGGGCAAGAAGAGCAAGCTCAACAAGGACATCGTGGTCGCCGAGAAGGTGCTCGACGACGACCATTACGGGTTGGAGAAGGTCAAGGACCGGATCGTCGAATATCTCGCGGTCCAGGCCCGTACCAACAAGCTCAAGGGCCCGATCCTGTGCCTGGTCGGCCCGCCGGGCGTCGGCAAGACCTCGCTCGGCCGCTCGATCGCCAAGGCCTGCGGGCGTGAGTTCGTTCGTCAGAGCCTCGGCGGCGTGCGCGACGAGGCGGAGATCCGCGGCCACCGCCGGACCTATATCGGCTCACTGCCCGGCAAGATCGTGTCCAACCTCAAGAAGGCCGGGACCAGTAATCCGCTGTTCCTGCTCGACGAGATCGACAAGCTCGGGCAGGATTTCCGCGGTGATCCTGCGTCGGCCCTGTTGGAGGTCCTCGACCCCGAACAGAACAGCCGGTTCCAGGATCATTATCTCGAGCTCGACTACGACCTCAGCGACATCATGTTCGTGACCACCGCGAACAGCCTCGACATGCCGCAGCCTTTGCTCGACCGGATGGAGATCATCCGCCTCGAAGGCTACACCGAGGACGAAAAGGTCGAGATCGCCAATCGCCACCTCATCCCCAAGCAGCTCGAGGCGCATGGGTTGAAGGCCGGCGAACTGACGATCGCCGACGAAGGCCTGCGCGGGGTGTTGCGTTATTACACCCGTGAGGCGGGCGTCCGTACGCTCGAGCGGGAGCTGGCCAAGATCGCCCGCAAGGCGCTGCGCCAGATCCTCGAGGGCAAGGCGACGAGCGTGGTCGTCACCGACGAAAACCTCCACGATTTTCTGGGCGTGAAGAAGTATCGCTTCGGGGTCGGCGAGGAAGAGGATCAGATCGGCGCGGTGACCGGGCTCGCCTGGACCGAAGTCGGGGGCGAGCTGCTGACCATCGAGGCGGTGACCGTGCCCGGTAAGGGTCAGATCCGCACCACCGGCAAGCTCGGCGAAGTGATGACCGAAAGCGTCCAGGCGGCGTGGAGCTTCGTCAAGGCACGCAGCCCCGCTTATGGCGTCAAGCCGAGCGTATTCGCCAAGAAGGATGTCCACGTCCACTTGCCCGAAGGCGCGGTTCCCAAGGACGGTCCGTCTGCCGGCATCGGCATGGTGACCGCTTTGATCTCGACCCTGACCGGGATCCCGGTGCGCCGCGACGTCGCCATGACCGGGGAGGTCACGTTGCGCGGCCGCGTGCTGCCGATCGGTGGCCTCAAGGAGAAATTGCTGGCTGCCCTTCGCGGGGGAATCACCACGGTCCTCATTCCGCAGGAGAATGAAAAGGACTTGGCGGAGCTTCCGGCCAAGCTGCGCGACGCGCTGACGATCGTTCCGGTGTCGCATGTCGACGAGGTGCTGGCCCGGGCGCTCAGTTCCAAGTTGGAGCCTATCGAGTGGACCGAAGCGGACGAACATGCCGCCGAGCCGGTCGCGCCAACGCAGCCGCAAGCCTCTTCGGCGCTTCGCCACTAG
- a CDS encoding HU family DNA-binding protein, whose protein sequence is MNKQDLIGQVADRAGLNRMDAARAVETMLEVITDALSRGDEVRLVGFGNFVVTRRKASVGRNPRTGEPLQIDSTAQPKFRAGKLLKEAVQ, encoded by the coding sequence ATGAACAAGCAGGATCTGATCGGGCAGGTCGCCGATCGCGCGGGCCTCAACCGGATGGACGCCGCCCGCGCCGTGGAAACCATGCTCGAGGTGATCACCGATGCCCTCAGCCGCGGCGATGAAGTGCGGCTGGTAGGCTTCGGAAATTTCGTGGTGACCCGGCGCAAGGCCTCTGTCGGGCGCAATCCGCGTACCGGCGAGCCGCTTCAGATCGACAGCACGGCGCAGCCCAAGTTCCGCGCCGGCAAGCTTCTCAAGGAAGCGGTACAGTAA
- a CDS encoding Crp/Fnr family transcriptional regulator, translated as MSKRSRGAAGGEVLLGEALLRAGLEPHLAAALEEMPSKAVDVDPRRPFREAGTDRNEVFFVESGILAKYKADGTGRRQIISLRFAGDGILPGDTAADYGIQAIVKSRVLVVQQRDFDPVVDANPELARFFWKLTQRHASIGYEWLLNCGRRDSTARVVHLLCELAERSGVDPAQHRLTNPFTQQQIADITGQTSVNVNRVFADLERQGLIRREGRDILFDDWEEIRRVASFSAAYLQ; from the coding sequence ATGAGCAAGCGCTCAAGAGGCGCCGCCGGCGGTGAAGTTCTGCTTGGGGAGGCCCTGCTCAGGGCAGGACTTGAGCCGCATCTCGCAGCCGCGCTCGAGGAAATGCCGAGCAAGGCGGTCGATGTCGATCCGCGCCGCCCCTTTCGCGAAGCCGGCACCGATCGCAACGAAGTGTTCTTCGTCGAAAGCGGGATTCTCGCCAAGTACAAGGCCGACGGCACTGGCCGCCGCCAGATCATTTCGCTGCGCTTTGCCGGTGACGGAATTCTGCCCGGCGACACCGCGGCCGATTACGGCATCCAGGCGATCGTGAAGAGCCGCGTGCTGGTGGTCCAGCAGCGCGATTTCGATCCGGTGGTCGATGCCAATCCCGAACTCGCCCGCTTTTTCTGGAAGCTGACCCAGCGCCATGCCTCGATCGGCTACGAATGGCTGCTCAATTGCGGCCGGCGCGATTCCACCGCGCGCGTGGTTCACCTGCTGTGCGAACTCGCCGAACGGAGCGGGGTCGATCCGGCCCAGCACCGGCTGACCAATCCGTTCACCCAGCAGCAGATCGCCGACATTACCGGCCAGACCAGCGTCAACGTCAACCGCGTGTTCGCCGACCTCGAGCGGCAGGGCCTGATCCGCCGCGAAGGGCGTGACATCCTGTTCGACGATTGGGAGGAGATCCGCCGGGTCGCCAGCTTCAGCGCGGCGTATCTGCAGTAG
- a CDS encoding HIT family protein, with protein MIRNHPPHATLVKFGYPRNLLHEGSHWAVLVRPAQPTLGSLVLCALGEAMAYADLPREAFIEQGELVTRIERSLRLFSRYERINYLMLMMVDPHVHFHVLPRYAGERQFEQQTFPDKGWPALPDLGNTQTATDDLIHALRDTWRLAIKIEGGN; from the coding sequence TTGATCCGCAACCACCCCCCGCACGCGACCCTCGTCAAGTTCGGCTACCCCCGCAATCTCCTCCACGAAGGAAGTCACTGGGCGGTCCTAGTGCGCCCTGCGCAGCCGACTCTCGGCAGCCTCGTGCTTTGCGCACTTGGCGAAGCGATGGCTTATGCCGATCTTCCGCGCGAGGCCTTTATCGAGCAAGGGGAGTTGGTTACCCGAATTGAACGATCACTTCGCCTATTCAGCCGCTATGAGCGGATCAACTATCTCATGCTGATGATGGTCGACCCGCATGTGCATTTTCACGTTCTCCCACGCTACGCGGGCGAACGACAGTTCGAACAGCAAACTTTTCCCGACAAGGGCTGGCCGGCACTGCCCGACCTCGGCAACACGCAAACTGCGACAGATGACCTGATCCACGCCCTCCGCGATACCTGGCGGCTGGCCATAAAAATAGAAGGTGGAAATTAA
- a CDS encoding Glu/Leu/Phe/Val family dehydrogenase — translation MTDLWSLPDFDGHEAVTHVSDPASGLRAIIAMHSTHLGPAAGGSRFWHYARGEDALIDALRLSRGMSYKNAMAGLPLGGGKAVILADDKRTKTPAMLAAFGRAVEMLGGRYVTAEDVGINVSDMQAVRRETRHVAGLPVEAGAVGGDPGPHTSLGVFLGIKAAVRRALGRDSLSGLHIAMQGAGSVASGVARRAAEEGARLTIADVDGAKAESLAREVGGQVGDAATILSTEADVISPNALGAILDDDSIAALRAPIVAGGANNQLARPEHGPALMARGILYAPDYVINAGGIINVSTEYLQDGDAEVVRSRIAGIPDRLEAIWSESVASGRDPASVADAMARKLIGRG, via the coding sequence ATGACCGACTTGTGGAGCCTGCCCGACTTCGACGGGCACGAGGCCGTTACCCATGTCTCCGATCCCGCGAGCGGGCTTCGGGCGATCATCGCGATGCACAGCACCCATCTTGGACCGGCCGCGGGCGGCAGCCGGTTCTGGCACTATGCCCGCGGCGAGGACGCGCTGATTGACGCGCTGCGCCTGTCGCGCGGCATGAGCTACAAGAATGCGATGGCCGGGCTGCCCCTCGGCGGCGGCAAGGCCGTGATTCTGGCCGATGACAAGCGTACCAAGACCCCTGCCATGCTGGCCGCCTTTGGCCGCGCGGTGGAGATGCTGGGCGGGCGGTATGTCACGGCCGAGGATGTCGGGATCAACGTGTCCGACATGCAGGCGGTGCGGCGCGAGACGCGGCATGTCGCCGGTCTGCCGGTCGAGGCCGGCGCGGTCGGGGGCGACCCGGGCCCGCATACATCACTGGGCGTGTTCCTCGGGATCAAGGCGGCGGTCCGCCGCGCGCTGGGTCGCGACAGCCTGTCGGGCCTGCACATTGCGATGCAGGGTGCCGGCAGCGTGGCGAGCGGCGTAGCCCGCCGCGCCGCGGAAGAAGGCGCGCGCCTGACCATCGCCGACGTCGACGGCGCCAAGGCGGAAAGCCTTGCGCGCGAGGTCGGCGGACAGGTCGGTGACGCCGCCACCATCCTTTCCACCGAAGCCGACGTGATCAGCCCTAATGCGTTGGGCGCGATCCTCGACGACGACAGCATCGCTGCGCTGCGCGCGCCGATCGTGGCCGGCGGCGCCAACAACCAGCTTGCTCGTCCCGAGCATGGCCCGGCGCTGATGGCACGCGGCATTCTCTACGCCCCGGACTACGTCATCAATGCTGGCGGGATCATCAACGTGTCGACCGAATATCTGCAGGACGGCGACGCCGAAGTGGTGCGTTCGCGGATCGCCGGCATTCCCGACCGCCTCGAAGCGATCTGGAGCGAAAGCGTTGCCAGCGGGCGCGACCCGGCCAGCGTTGCCGACGCCATGGCCCGCAAGCTGATCGGGCGCGGGTAG
- the ccmC gene encoding heme ABC transporter permease CcmC, producing the protein MHRFANPARFLKIAKPATAWLLGIGLFLSAIGVIGALFLMPPDYLQGQTARILHIHVPSAWLGMGGWTGIAVASAAQIIWRHPLAGVAARAIAPAGAMFAFLCLATGSIWGRPTWGTWWEWDGRLTSMLVLFFLYCGYMALAAAEKERGPDGRAAPLFGLVGAVNIPIIHFSVQWWNTLHQGESIELTGTSIAPQILWPLFFTLFGFSSLFGAIVLLRMRTELAATKIEARLRRTAAA; encoded by the coding sequence ATGCACCGCTTCGCCAACCCCGCCCGTTTTCTCAAGATCGCGAAGCCGGCCACTGCGTGGCTGCTGGGGATTGGCCTCTTCCTGAGCGCCATCGGCGTGATCGGGGCGCTGTTCCTGATGCCGCCCGACTATCTGCAGGGGCAGACCGCACGCATTCTCCACATCCACGTTCCCTCCGCCTGGCTGGGCATGGGCGGCTGGACCGGGATCGCCGTGGCTTCGGCAGCGCAGATCATCTGGCGGCACCCGCTCGCTGGTGTGGCCGCGCGGGCGATTGCCCCGGCGGGCGCGATGTTCGCCTTTCTGTGCCTCGCAACGGGCTCGATCTGGGGTCGTCCGACCTGGGGCACCTGGTGGGAATGGGACGGGCGGCTGACCAGCATGCTGGTGCTGTTCTTCCTCTACTGCGGTTACATGGCGCTCGCCGCCGCGGAGAAAGAGAGGGGGCCAGATGGGCGTGCGGCGCCGCTGTTCGGCCTAGTCGGAGCGGTGAATATTCCGATCATCCACTTTTCGGTGCAATGGTGGAACACGCTCCACCAGGGCGAGAGCATCGAGCTGACCGGAACCAGTATCGCGCCTCAAATCCTGTGGCCGCTGTTCTTCACCCTGTTCGGTTTCTCGTCCCTGTTTGGCGCGATCGTGCTGCTGCGGATGCGGACCGAGCTTGCCGCGACCAAGATCGAGGCGCGATTGCGCCGGACGGCAGCCGCATGA
- the ccmE gene encoding cytochrome c maturation protein CcmE yields MTLAPKHQRLVLVLLAVAALIGAVMLAMWGLSDRAAYFRTPQDVAAGRAEVGVPLRLGGMVEKGSIQRMPDGVSVAFVLTDGVGQVPVRFTGIVPDLFKENSGAIAEGQLGRDGTFVADNILAKHDERYMPPQMGNQAAELMTRETAK; encoded by the coding sequence ATGACACTTGCACCCAAGCACCAGAGACTGGTGCTGGTCCTGCTGGCCGTGGCGGCACTGATCGGAGCCGTGATGCTGGCGATGTGGGGCCTGTCCGACCGCGCCGCTTATTTCCGCACCCCCCAGGATGTCGCTGCGGGCCGGGCCGAAGTCGGGGTTCCGCTGCGGCTTGGTGGAATGGTCGAGAAGGGTTCGATCCAGCGGATGCCCGACGGGGTCAGCGTCGCCTTCGTCTTGACCGATGGCGTGGGCCAGGTGCCGGTCCGCTTCACCGGCATCGTCCCCGACCTTTTCAAGGAGAACAGCGGCGCCATCGCCGAGGGCCAGCTGGGCCGGGACGGGACCTTCGTCGCCGACAACATCTTGGCCAAGCATGACGAGCGCTACATGCCGCCGCAGATGGGAAACCAGGCCGCGGAACTGATGACGCGCGAGACCGCCAAGTGA
- a CDS encoding heme lyase CcmF/NrfE family subunit, with translation MIAEAGLAALWLAFSLALLQFGLAVASNRLGDLKTLVAPVAVAQGVLTLLSFALLIWLFLRTDTSVQLVAANSHSAKPFIYRFSGAWGNHEGSMLLWVTVLSAAGALLALVERRLPERSLRATLGAQALLALGFFGFLLIASNPFTRLDPAPLQGQGLNPLLQDPGLAFHPPTLYLGYVGLSVAFSLAVGALVTREVGPAMARAMRPWVLGAWVLLTIGIVAGSYWAYYELGWGGWWFWDPVENASLMPWLAATALLHSINVLAARGSLRAWTVMLAVVAFSMSMIGTFLVRSGILTSVHSFAVDPTRGSFILGLLIFYTGGALLLFALRIASVREGARFEIVSREGALVANNLILSVILGTVFVGTLYPVAVEAVSGEKISVGPPYFNATTGPLVLILAAVLFIGPLLRWRRDSRPNLRRIAGPVVVTILAFALTFIDPEMNLLPRLGLAFAAGLAAASFLPLAGRDLRRTPLTIWGMVISHLGIAVAMTGAAADASLTRETLAAARIGEVLTVGPWKVRFNGVDPVAGPNWTAIEGHLVATRGSTAIRLDPQSRYFSSPPTETNEAAITTRLDGQLYTVIGKRQGDRWQLRLWWKPMVTFIWLGGALIALGGLLALIGRLRRERGRPLPLAEART, from the coding sequence GTGATTGCCGAGGCAGGTCTTGCCGCCTTGTGGCTGGCGTTTTCGCTGGCGCTTTTGCAATTCGGGCTGGCGGTCGCGAGCAATCGCCTTGGAGATCTCAAGACCCTGGTCGCGCCGGTCGCAGTGGCGCAGGGCGTGCTGACCCTGTTGTCCTTCGCGCTGCTGATCTGGCTGTTCCTGCGGACTGACACCAGCGTTCAGCTGGTCGCCGCCAACAGCCATAGCGCCAAGCCCTTCATCTACCGCTTCTCCGGGGCGTGGGGGAATCACGAAGGCTCGATGCTGCTGTGGGTGACCGTGCTGTCGGCCGCCGGCGCACTGTTGGCGCTAGTCGAGCGGCGCCTGCCCGAGCGGAGCCTGCGCGCGACGCTGGGGGCCCAGGCGCTGCTGGCGCTCGGCTTCTTCGGCTTTCTGCTGATCGCGTCCAACCCCTTCACCCGGCTCGATCCGGCGCCGCTGCAAGGGCAGGGGTTGAACCCGCTGCTGCAGGACCCGGGCTTGGCCTTCCATCCGCCGACACTTTACCTCGGCTATGTCGGCCTGAGCGTCGCGTTCAGTCTTGCTGTCGGGGCGCTGGTCACCCGCGAGGTCGGGCCGGCGATGGCCCGCGCGATGCGGCCGTGGGTGCTGGGCGCGTGGGTGCTGCTGACGATCGGCATCGTCGCGGGCAGCTACTGGGCATATTACGAATTGGGCTGGGGCGGCTGGTGGTTCTGGGACCCGGTCGAGAATGCCTCGCTGATGCCGTGGCTCGCTGCCACCGCCTTGCTCCACTCGATCAACGTGCTGGCCGCCCGCGGGTCGCTTCGGGCATGGACCGTCATGCTGGCGGTAGTCGCTTTCTCCATGTCGATGATCGGCACCTTCCTGGTCCGCTCGGGCATACTGACCAGCGTCCACAGCTTTGCGGTGGATCCGACCCGCGGTAGCTTCATTCTCGGCCTGCTGATCTTCTATACCGGCGGCGCGCTGCTGCTGTTCGCGCTGCGCATCGCCTCCGTCCGCGAGGGTGCGCGGTTCGAGATCGTCAGCCGGGAAGGCGCGCTGGTCGCAAACAATCTCATCCTGTCGGTCATTCTCGGCACCGTGTTCGTCGGCACCCTCTATCCGGTCGCGGTCGAGGCGGTGTCGGGCGAGAAGATTTCGGTCGGTCCGCCTTACTTCAATGCGACCACCGGTCCGCTGGTCCTGATCCTCGCCGCGGTGCTGTTTATCGGTCCGTTGCTGCGTTGGCGGCGGGACAGCCGCCCCAACCTGCGCCGTATCGCCGGGCCGGTCGTCGTCACGATCCTTGCCTTCGCGCTGACCTTCATCGATCCGGAGATGAACCTGCTGCCGCGGCTCGGCCTCGCCTTTGCGGCAGGTCTTGCGGCGGCGAGCTTCCTGCCGCTTGCGGGGCGCGACCTGCGCCGCACGCCACTGACCATCTGGGGAATGGTCATCAGCCACCTCGGCATCGCCGTGGCGATGACCGGCGCGGCCGCCGATGCCTCGCTGACCCGCGAGACTCTTGCGGCAGCGCGGATCGGTGAGGTGCTGACGGTCGGGCCGTGGAAGGTTCGCTTCAACGGCGTCGATCCCGTCGCCGGCCCGAACTGGACCGCGATCGAAGGCCATCTGGTCGCCACCCGCGGCAGCACCGCGATCCGGCTCGATCCGCAGAGCCGCTATTTCAGCTCGCCGCCGACCGAGACTAATGAGGCAGCCATCACCACTCGCCTCGACGGGCAGCTCTACACGGTGATCGGCAAGCGCCAGGGCGATCGCTGGCAACTCCGCCTGTGGTGGAAGCCGATGGTCACCTTCATCTGGCTGGGCGGCGCGCTGATCGCGCTGGGCGGCCTGCTGGCGCTGATCGGTCGCCTGCGCCGCGAACGCGGTCGTCCGCTGCCGCTTGCCGAGGCGCGGACATGA
- a CDS encoding DsbE family thiol:disulfide interchange protein, protein MSRRAWLLVPLLLFIGFVAAAAWRLSAPPDTSIRSRMVGRSVPTFAAAPMLPGRPGLASASLGQGKPRLLNFFASWCVPCVAEAPVLLDLQKKGVTIEAIALRDQPEDVQEFLASYGDPFSAIGSDPVGEAQIAFGSSGVPESFIVDGKGIIRYQHIGPIAPEQVAEVLAEWEKAS, encoded by the coding sequence ATGAGCCGCCGGGCATGGCTGCTCGTGCCGTTGCTGCTGTTCATCGGATTCGTCGCGGCGGCGGCGTGGCGGCTCAGCGCGCCGCCCGACACCTCGATTCGTTCGCGGATGGTCGGGCGAAGCGTTCCGACCTTTGCCGCGGCGCCGATGCTGCCCGGACGGCCCGGGCTTGCGAGCGCCAGCCTGGGGCAGGGCAAGCCGCGCCTACTCAATTTCTTCGCCAGTTGGTGCGTACCCTGCGTCGCCGAGGCCCCGGTCCTGCTCGACCTTCAGAAGAAGGGGGTGACGATCGAGGCCATCGCGCTTCGAGATCAGCCTGAGGATGTGCAGGAATTCCTTGCCAGCTACGGCGATCCGTTCAGTGCGATCGGCAGCGACCCGGTCGGGGAGGCACAGATCGCGTTCGGCTCTTCTGGAGTTCCCGAAAGCTTCATCGTCGATGGCAAGGGGATTATCCGCTACCAGCACATCGGACCGATCGCGCCCGAGCAAGTCGCCGAAGTGCTGGCCGAATGGGAGAAAGCGAGTTGA
- a CDS encoding cytochrome c-type biogenesis protein → MALALGSTAALADSNRPPAPYAYKQLSDPTKEAQATELMAELRCLVCQGQSIHDSDAEMAGDMRHLVRTRIEAGESPDQIRSFLIERYGSWVSYQPRLDRDTLVLWLAPLLLLAGGAFLVLRRLKVRR, encoded by the coding sequence ATGGCGCTGGCATTGGGTTCGACCGCTGCCCTGGCGGATTCCAATCGCCCGCCGGCGCCTTATGCCTACAAGCAGCTGTCCGACCCGACCAAGGAAGCGCAAGCGACGGAGCTGATGGCCGAGTTGCGTTGCCTCGTCTGCCAGGGTCAGTCGATCCACGACAGCGATGCCGAAATGGCGGGCGACATGCGCCACCTGGTCCGTACGCGGATCGAGGCCGGTGAAAGCCCCGATCAGATCCGTAGCTTCCTGATCGAACGCTATGGAAGCTGGGTGAGCTACCAGCCGCGGCTCGATCGCGACACCCTCGTGCTGTGGCTGGCGCCGCTGCTGCTTCTTGCAGGTGGGGCATTCCTTGTCCTGCGCCGGCTGAAGGTGCGGCGCTGA
- a CDS encoding tetratricopeptide repeat protein — MGWLWLFVLLAATAAGLWIAGRLRGAALQVTLAALMLGAAGYALQGRPDLVGTPREGGLSRPAVPLTEARQAMLGTFTAGERYLLIADSFARRGNTTEELGAIRAGLRERPDDLALQIGLANALVDHSQMITPAAELAFERARQVAPRHPAPLFFEGLARARSGDLERGLELFRAALALTPSGTSYRPMIEQGVSMVSNSLAERQMMPGQAGGQGSAPTQPARP; from the coding sequence ATGGGCTGGCTCTGGCTGTTCGTGTTGCTTGCCGCCACCGCTGCCGGGCTGTGGATCGCCGGAAGGCTGCGCGGTGCGGCGCTGCAGGTGACCCTGGCGGCGCTGATGCTTGGCGCTGCGGGCTATGCACTGCAGGGCCGTCCGGACTTAGTCGGCACGCCGCGCGAAGGGGGGCTGAGCCGCCCGGCGGTGCCGCTGACCGAGGCAAGGCAGGCAATGCTGGGCACCTTCACCGCCGGCGAGCGCTACCTGCTGATCGCCGACAGCTTCGCCCGCCGCGGGAACACCACTGAAGAATTGGGGGCGATCCGAGCAGGGCTGCGGGAGCGGCCCGACGATCTGGCGCTGCAGATCGGACTGGCGAATGCCCTCGTCGATCATTCCCAGATGATCACCCCTGCCGCCGAACTCGCCTTCGAGCGGGCACGGCAGGTGGCACCGAGGCATCCGGCCCCCTTGTTCTTCGAAGGCCTGGCGCGCGCTCGGTCAGGCGACCTGGAGCGGGGATTGGAGCTGTTCCGGGCCGCTCTGGCGCTGACGCCCTCGGGTACCAGCTACCGGCCGATGATCGAGCAGGGCGTGTCAATGGTCAGCAACAGCCTGGCCGAGCGGCAGATGATGCCGGGGCAGGCCGGCGGGCAGGGCAGTGCCCCGACGCAGCCGGCCCGTCCTTAA
- a CDS encoding DUF3072 domain-containing protein encodes MTTKPDTDPKANPTGNAVKDPDHWTTGGEPMTGAQASYLQTLSEEAGKEFDPELSKAEASKEIDALQGETGRGE; translated from the coding sequence ATGACGACGAAGCCAGACACCGATCCGAAGGCAAATCCGACCGGCAATGCGGTCAAGGATCCTGATCACTGGACCACTGGCGGTGAGCCGATGACGGGGGCGCAGGCCTCCTACCTCCAGACGCTGAGCGAAGAGGCCGGTAAGGAGTTCGATCCCGAACTGTCCAAGGCCGAAGCATCGAAGGAAATTGACGCTCTGCAGGGCGAGACCGGGCGCGGCGAGTAA